The genomic interval GACTTCCCATAACAGGCCGGGCCATTAGACCTGAGCACAGGGCAAGCAGGCATGGCAATGTCATGGAGAGATTTGGGCCATTATTATTCATGTCCACTATATGCAGATGAAAATCTTTTTCTCCGGGCTTGCTGACAGCACTGATCCTTGCTGAATGAGCCTTGAAATAATCAAAGGCCACCTTGATGGGCTCCCGGGCCTTGCTTCCTGCTCCAACCCCTGAAATAGACAGCTTGCCGTTGCCGGACGTGACCTGGGTTTCTATCCTGTACAGACCCAGATGGCCATTGTCTCCCACTCCAACAGTGTGCAGGGTTCCTGGATTGGGAGGCCCCTCAGGTATGAGGGAACTTCCGCCCTGTTCAGGTACACTGACAAACTTTTCCTCCCTGGTTTCCTTTTCAATATAGCTGAAATGCACGTCATAAAACTCCATGCCCCCCAGCTTTTTGAGCTGTTCCTTAACCCTTCTGCGGGATTCAAGAGCATATTTCAGACATCTTTCCACTGCTTCCTTGTCGTATTCACCGTGGGGATACAAAAGTTTGAGCAGACCGGACACACCTTTGCGTACGGCAATGGTGTCCCTCTGGTTCAGGTTATTGCCCAGGAGGAAATATTTATCTATGGCATCTGCAAAGGTGGTCTTGCGCATTTCCCGGAAATATTCAGCCATGTAGTCAACAATCAATCCGTAAAGATTGGTGAAATACTCAGGCCGCATCTTGGGGATTTCCCAGCCCGGGATATAAAAATGCATCCGGTCAAAAAAAGCGGTATCAATCATGGCCTCAGGAAAGGGCACAAATAAATGGCTGGTCTTAAGCAGACTTTCCACGCTCTGGTTCAGGTTGCCCACAAAGACCATGGAGGCATCAGCGCTTATGGAGTCCCTTCCTCTGGAAAAAGATCCCGATGCCATGAAATCCTTCATGATCTGGACCCCGTCCTTGTCCTTGAATCTGATCCCGGCCACCTCATCAAAGGCCACCACGTCCCAGACTCCCACCAGGCCCACCCTGCTGGAGCTCATATTGTAGAAAAGATTGGCCACCGTGGTCTGCCCGCCTGAGACCAGAATACTGTTGGGACTGATTTCCTTATACACATGGCTCTTGCCTGTACCTCTGGGGCCAAGCTCGCAGATATTGAAATTGTTCTCCACAAGAGGAATCAGCCTGGCCATGAGATGCCATTTGGCCCGGCCATCCATGGTTGTGGGCTCAATGCCTGTGGAGCGCATGAGTACGTCTAACCACTGTTCCTCAGTAAATGCCTTGCGCCCATTATAAACTGTGTGCATATCCATGTTGGGCATCTGGATGGGCTTGAGCTCGCTTATGGAAAAGGGAGAGCCTTTCTGTCCTTCCTCATAGAAATAATTAATGGAGATTATGCA from Desulfonatronovibrio magnus carries:
- the brxL gene encoding protease Lon-related BREX system protein BrxL: MENTTPSLDTLLNEHFQGKVVRKDLTKLLKEGANVPVYVLEYLLGIYCASDDEDVIQDGIKSVKDILSQNYVRPDEAEKVKSIIRERGSFKIIDKVTVTLNERRDCYEAFLSNLGVRGVEITTNIVKEFDKLLMGGIWCIISINYFYEEGQKGSPFSISELKPIQMPNMDMHTVYNGRKAFTEEQWLDVLMRSTGIEPTTMDGRAKWHLMARLIPLVENNFNICELGPRGTGKSHVYKEISPNSILVSGGQTTVANLFYNMSSSRVGLVGVWDVVAFDEVAGIRFKDKDGVQIMKDFMASGSFSRGRDSISADASMVFVGNLNQSVESLLKTSHLFVPFPEAMIDTAFFDRMHFYIPGWEIPKMRPEYFTNLYGLIVDYMAEYFREMRKTTFADAIDKYFLLGNNLNQRDTIAVRKGVSGLLKLLYPHGEYDKEAVERCLKYALESRRRVKEQLKKLGGMEFYDVHFSYIEKETREEKFVSVPEQGGSSLIPEGPPNPGTLHTVGVGDNGHLGLYRIETQVTSGNGKLSISGVGAGSKAREPIKVAFDYFKAHSARISAVSKPGEKDFHLHIVDMNNNGPNLSMTLPCLLALCSGLMARPVMGSLVVVGDMSLGGSIIPADNLAACLQVAFDSGAKRVLIPMSSVGDIPTIPGELFAKFQTSFYADPVDAVFKGLGVE